One window of Pectobacterium carotovorum genomic DNA carries:
- a CDS encoding bifunctional 2',3'-cyclic-nucleotide 2'-phosphodiesterase/3'-nucleotidase yields MKHSLALSLLATLVATTVHAATVDLRVLETTDLHSNMMDFDYYKDTPTDKFGLVRTASLIHAAREQATNSVLVDNGDLIQGSPLGDYMAAKGLKAGDVHPVYQAMNTLDYSVGNIGNHEFNYGLDYLHKALSGAKFPYVNANVLDAKTGKPLFTPYHIENKSVTDRDGKQHTLRIGYIGFVPPQVMVWDKANLTGKVTVEDITESAKKWVPEMRKQGADLVIVIPHSGLSAEPYKAMAENSVYYLSQIPGVDAIMFGHAHAVFPSNDFANIKGADIKQGTLNGVPAVMPGQWGDHLGVVDFTLNNDSGTWKVEQAKAEARPIYDKAQKKSLAAEDDKLVKVLSDAHQNTREFVSKPIGKSADNMYSYLSLIQDDPTVQIVNNAQRAYVEHFIQGDPDLADLPVLSAAAPFKAGGRKNDPASYVEVEKGQLTFRNAADLYLYPNTLVVVKVNGQQVQEWLECSAGQFKQIDPSKREPQSLLNWDGFRTYNFDVIDGVNYQIDVTQPARYDSECALINDKSHRIKGLTFNGKPIDPKATFLIATNNYRAYGEKFAGTGEKYVAFASPDENRSVLAAYISAETQKSGEVKPQADNNWRLAPIASDTPLDIRFETSPSEKATAFIKEKAQYPMTSVGNDETGFAVYRLDLQHTK; encoded by the coding sequence ATGAAGCATTCACTGGCACTCAGCCTGCTTGCTACGCTGGTCGCCACGACCGTTCATGCCGCTACTGTTGATCTACGGGTATTGGAAACCACCGATCTGCACAGCAATATGATGGACTTCGACTATTACAAGGATACGCCAACCGATAAATTTGGTCTGGTGCGTACCGCCAGCCTGATTCACGCCGCGCGCGAACAAGCCACCAACAGCGTGCTGGTGGATAACGGCGATTTGATCCAAGGCAGCCCGTTAGGGGATTACATGGCGGCGAAGGGGCTGAAAGCAGGCGATGTACATCCGGTTTATCAAGCGATGAACACGCTGGATTATTCCGTCGGCAATATCGGTAACCACGAATTCAACTATGGCCTGGACTACCTGCACAAGGCGCTGTCCGGCGCAAAATTCCCTTATGTGAACGCCAACGTGCTAGATGCGAAAACGGGCAAACCGCTGTTTACGCCTTACCACATTGAAAACAAATCGGTCACCGACCGCGACGGCAAACAGCATACCCTGCGCATCGGCTATATTGGCTTCGTCCCGCCGCAGGTCATGGTATGGGATAAAGCTAATCTGACCGGAAAAGTCACCGTAGAAGATATCACGGAGAGTGCCAAAAAGTGGGTACCGGAAATGCGCAAGCAAGGTGCCGATCTGGTGATTGTGATCCCTCACTCCGGTCTTTCTGCCGAGCCGTATAAAGCGATGGCGGAAAACTCCGTTTACTACCTCAGCCAAATTCCTGGCGTTGACGCGATCATGTTCGGTCATGCTCATGCGGTTTTCCCCAGCAATGACTTTGCGAACATCAAGGGCGCTGACATCAAACAGGGAACACTCAACGGCGTGCCTGCGGTGATGCCGGGGCAATGGGGTGACCACCTTGGCGTCGTCGATTTCACGCTGAATAACGACAGCGGCACATGGAAGGTAGAACAGGCGAAAGCGGAAGCCAGACCGATCTATGACAAAGCGCAGAAGAAATCACTGGCGGCGGAAGACGACAAGCTGGTGAAAGTACTGTCCGATGCTCACCAGAATACGCGCGAGTTTGTCAGCAAGCCGATCGGTAAATCCGCAGACAACATGTATAGCTACCTGTCGCTGATTCAGGACGATCCGACCGTGCAGATCGTCAATAATGCCCAGCGCGCCTATGTAGAACACTTTATTCAGGGCGATCCCGATCTGGCCGATCTTCCCGTGCTGTCCGCTGCCGCACCGTTTAAAGCCGGTGGACGTAAAAACGATCCGGCCAGCTATGTCGAAGTAGAAAAAGGCCAGCTCACCTTCCGTAACGCTGCCGATCTGTATCTCTACCCGAATACGCTGGTGGTAGTGAAAGTCAACGGACAGCAGGTGCAGGAGTGGCTGGAGTGCTCTGCGGGTCAGTTCAAACAAATCGATCCAAGCAAGCGTGAGCCGCAATCCCTGCTCAACTGGGACGGCTTCCGCACGTATAACTTCGACGTGATCGATGGCGTCAATTATCAGATTGATGTGACGCAACCTGCCCGCTACGACAGCGAATGTGCGTTAATCAACGATAAATCACACCGTATCAAAGGGCTGACGTTTAACGGCAAACCGATCGATCCCAAAGCGACCTTCCTGATCGCCACCAATAACTACCGCGCCTACGGCGAGAAATTTGCCGGTACGGGTGAGAAGTACGTGGCCTTCGCCTCACCGGATGAAAACCGCTCCGTTCTGGCGGCTTACATCAGCGCGGAAACGCAAAAGTCGGGAGAAGTGAAGCCGCAGGCGGATAACAACTGGCGTCTGGCCCCTATCGCCAGCGATACGCCGCTGGATATCCGCTTTGAAACGTCGCCATCAGAGAAAGCCACGGCGTTTATCAAAGAGAAAGCGCAGTACCCGATGACGTCCGTCGGCAATGATGAAACGGGCTTTGCGGTTTATCGCCTTGACCTGCAACACACGAAATAA
- a CDS encoding flavodoxin family protein: MSKAVVIYHSGYGHTQRLATAVAEGANAELIAIDAEGNISDAEWEKLAAADAIIFGTPTYMGGPTWQFKKFADASSKAWFSRSWSNKVFGGFTNSASLNGDKQVTLIYLQTLASQHGGIWVSLNQLPSNAKAAKRDDLNNLGGSVGLLAQTPSDASVDEVVAGDLATGKLYGQRIADIAAKLAN, translated from the coding sequence ATGTCAAAAGCAGTCGTTATTTATCATTCAGGCTACGGCCACACCCAGCGTTTGGCTACTGCCGTAGCCGAAGGCGCTAACGCCGAGCTGATTGCTATCGATGCGGAAGGGAATATCAGCGATGCCGAGTGGGAGAAACTCGCCGCCGCCGATGCCATTATTTTCGGTACACCAACCTACATGGGCGGCCCAACCTGGCAGTTCAAGAAATTCGCAGATGCCAGCTCTAAAGCCTGGTTCTCCCGCAGTTGGAGCAACAAAGTATTTGGCGGTTTTACTAACAGCGCCAGCCTCAACGGCGACAAGCAGGTCACCCTGATTTATCTACAAACGCTGGCTTCACAGCACGGCGGAATTTGGGTCAGTCTGAACCAACTGCCTTCCAATGCCAAAGCGGCAAAACGCGATGATTTGAATAACCTCGGCGGTTCCGTCGGTCTGCTGGCACAGACGCCGTCTGACGCCAGCGTAGATGAAGTGGTCGCGGGCGATCTGGCAACGGGTAAGCTGTATGGTCAGCGCATTGCTGACATCGCTGCAAAACTGGCTAACTAA
- a CDS encoding YtfJ family protein, producing the protein MIKIRHLLIALSITPLLGLPALAHTLVLNQLVPPVGVADKGELQYLNNQFSYKNWNSAQLPGKVRVIQHIAGRTSAKEMNDPLISALKAANLPHDYYQTTTIVNTDDAIIGTSMFVRSSLEDNKKAFPWSQFIVDSNGNVRKTWQLQQNSSAIAVLDKQGKVRFVKDGALSGQEVQQVMSLLRQLLEEK; encoded by the coding sequence ATGATAAAAATACGCCACCTGCTCATCGCGCTCTCTATCACGCCTCTGCTGGGGCTCCCAGCCTTAGCCCATACGCTGGTACTCAACCAATTGGTTCCTCCCGTCGGTGTCGCAGACAAGGGAGAACTTCAGTACCTTAATAATCAGTTTAGTTATAAAAACTGGAACAGTGCGCAACTGCCCGGAAAAGTGCGGGTAATACAACATATCGCTGGCCGCACCTCAGCCAAAGAGATGAACGATCCGCTCATCTCCGCACTGAAGGCCGCTAACCTACCGCATGATTATTACCAAACGACGACAATCGTGAATACCGACGATGCCATCATCGGCACCAGTATGTTTGTGCGCAGTAGCCTTGAGGACAACAAGAAAGCCTTTCCGTGGTCGCAATTCATTGTCGACAGTAACGGCAATGTGCGGAAAACCTGGCAGCTCCAGCAAAATAGCTCGGCTATCGCGGTGCTGGATAAACAGGGGAAAGTCCGTTTCGTGAAGGATGGCGCGTTGAGCGGACAGGAAGTGCAGCAGGTGATGTCCCTGCTGCGCCAGTTACTGGAAGAGAAATAG
- the cysQ gene encoding 3'(2'),5'-bisphosphate nucleotidase CysQ has product MLEPICQLARDAGAAIMQVYDGQHPVDVAHKKDDSPVTAADLAAHRVIKDGLAAAYPDIPLLSEEDPPEWEIRRHWQRYWLVDPLDGTKEFLSRNGEFTVNIALIENGQAVLGVVYVPVTGVMYSAAEGKAWKEENGQRRQITVKQARPPLVVVSRSHADRELKDYLNQLGEHQTVAVGSSLKFCLVAEGEAQLYPRFGPTNIWDTAAGHAVAVAAGAQIHDWQGQTLSYTPRESFLNPGFRVSLF; this is encoded by the coding sequence ATGCTAGAACCTATTTGCCAACTGGCCCGTGATGCTGGTGCTGCCATTATGCAGGTTTATGACGGGCAGCATCCCGTAGATGTCGCGCACAAGAAAGATGATTCGCCAGTAACCGCCGCCGATCTTGCGGCGCATCGGGTCATTAAGGATGGCTTGGCTGCGGCGTATCCTGATATCCCTTTGCTGTCAGAAGAAGATCCGCCTGAATGGGAAATCCGTCGGCACTGGCAGCGCTATTGGCTGGTCGATCCGTTGGATGGCACCAAAGAGTTCCTCAGCCGCAATGGCGAGTTTACGGTGAATATTGCGCTGATAGAGAACGGTCAGGCCGTACTCGGCGTGGTTTACGTACCGGTTACGGGGGTGATGTACTCCGCGGCGGAGGGTAAAGCCTGGAAAGAAGAGAACGGCCAGCGTCGGCAAATTACGGTGAAACAGGCTCGGCCTCCTTTGGTGGTGGTCAGCCGCTCTCATGCCGATCGCGAATTAAAGGACTATCTCAATCAACTGGGTGAGCACCAGACGGTGGCGGTTGGGTCATCGCTAAAATTTTGTCTGGTGGCGGAAGGTGAAGCGCAGCTTTACCCACGCTTCGGGCCGACGAACATTTGGGATACGGCGGCGGGCCATGCGGTGGCGGTAGCGGCCGGGGCGCAGATTCACGATTGGCAAGGACAGACTCTGTCTTACACGCCGCGTGAATCTTTCCTCAACCCCGGTTTTCGCGTCTCCCTGTTTTAA
- a CDS encoding helix-turn-helix transcriptional regulator has translation MSKRYDVYAQNCPTRMILDRVADKWTLLILNILVERPMRFNQLKRDVEGISQKVLSQTLKNLVRDGFVERTVFPTIPVTVEYASTVMGKTLAKPIAGLTYWAEQNMDNVLLSQQKFDASANNTVEPL, from the coding sequence ATGAGCAAACGCTATGATGTTTATGCGCAAAATTGCCCGACCCGCATGATTTTGGATCGTGTCGCGGATAAATGGACGCTGCTGATTCTGAATATTCTGGTTGAACGACCGATGCGCTTTAATCAGTTAAAACGCGACGTGGAAGGGATCTCACAAAAGGTCCTGTCGCAAACGCTGAAGAATCTGGTGCGCGACGGTTTCGTCGAACGCACGGTCTTTCCAACCATTCCGGTGACGGTGGAATACGCCTCGACCGTAATGGGAAAAACGTTAGCTAAGCCGATTGCCGGGCTCACCTACTGGGCTGAACAGAATATGGATAATGTACTGCTTTCCCAGCAGAAGTTTGATGCCTCCGCAAATAACACGGTTGAACCGCTATAA
- a CDS encoding HlyC/CorC family transporter produces MLNSLLLILFLIAISAFFSLSEISLAASRKIKLKLMADEGNLNADLVLKFQETPGIFFTVIQIGVNAVAILAGIIGDAAFSPTFSMLFERFMSPEAADKASFICSFVLVTSLFILFGDLTPKRIGMIAPEAVAVRIINPMRFCLLLFRPLVWIFNGLANVIFRLLKLPMVRKDDITSDDIYAVVEAGALAGVLRKQEHELIENVFELESRTVPSSMTSRESVVYFDLREQEDSIKEKIAQQPHSKFLVCDGTIDQIVGYVDSKDLLIRVLGNQSLTLSSGVQIRPALIVPDTLTLSEALESFKTAGEDFAVILNEYALIVGIITLNDVMTTLMGDLVGQGMEEQIVARDENSWLVEGGTPIEDVMRALNIDDFPHSGNYETIGGFMMYTLRKIPKRTDAVRFSGYKFEVVDIDSYKIDQLLVTRLEDRPIVSSSVKIDSDD; encoded by the coding sequence ATGTTAAACAGTCTATTACTGATTCTTTTTCTTATTGCCATCAGTGCGTTTTTCTCGCTGTCCGAGATTTCGCTGGCGGCGTCCCGTAAAATTAAACTCAAACTGATGGCCGATGAAGGAAACCTCAACGCCGATCTGGTGCTCAAGTTTCAGGAAACGCCGGGCATCTTTTTTACCGTGATTCAAATTGGTGTCAACGCCGTCGCGATTCTGGCTGGTATCATCGGCGATGCAGCATTTTCCCCCACGTTTTCCATGCTGTTTGAACGTTTCATGTCACCCGAAGCCGCAGATAAAGCCAGCTTCATCTGCTCATTCGTACTCGTCACCAGCCTGTTCATCCTGTTTGGCGATCTCACCCCGAAACGCATTGGTATGATTGCGCCGGAAGCCGTAGCGGTCCGCATAATCAACCCCATGCGCTTCTGCCTGCTCCTCTTCCGTCCGCTGGTTTGGATCTTTAACGGTCTGGCTAACGTCATTTTTCGCCTGCTCAAGCTGCCAATGGTGCGTAAAGATGACATCACATCCGATGATATTTACGCTGTGGTGGAAGCCGGTGCGCTGGCTGGCGTGCTGCGTAAACAAGAACACGAACTGATCGAGAACGTGTTTGAGCTGGAGTCCCGTACCGTGCCGTCTTCGATGACCTCACGCGAAAGCGTGGTCTATTTCGATCTGCGCGAACAGGAAGACAGCATTAAGGAAAAGATCGCTCAGCAGCCACATTCCAAGTTTCTGGTTTGCGATGGCACGATCGATCAGATCGTCGGCTACGTGGATTCCAAAGACCTGCTGATTCGGGTGCTGGGAAACCAAAGCCTGACGCTCAGTAGCGGCGTGCAGATTCGTCCTGCGCTGATCGTGCCGGATACACTGACGCTGTCCGAAGCGTTAGAAAGCTTTAAAACCGCGGGCGAAGATTTCGCCGTCATTCTGAACGAATACGCGCTGATCGTCGGCATTATCACCCTTAACGACGTCATGACCACGCTGATGGGCGATCTCGTCGGTCAGGGAATGGAAGAGCAGATTGTCGCGCGCGATGAGAATTCCTGGCTGGTTGAAGGCGGTACGCCAATAGAAGACGTGATGCGCGCGCTGAATATTGATGATTTCCCGCATTCCGGCAACTACGAAACCATCGGCGGCTTCATGATGTATACGCTGCGGAAAATCCCGAAACGTACCGATGCGGTGCGCTTCTCTGGCTATAAATTTGAAGTGGTGGATATCGATAGCTACAAGATCGATCAGCTGCTGGTGACTCGTCTGGAGGACCGCCCGATTGTCTCATCAAGCGTGAAGATTGATAGCGACGATTAA
- the msrA gene encoding peptide-methionine (S)-S-oxide reductase MsrA, whose protein sequence is MSSIDKTQRITQSDALPGRSTPMPVARLHVVHEHSMTHVPDPMSVAIFAMGCFWGAERLFWQQPGVYSTAAGYIGGYTPNPTYREVCSGQTDHAEAVRVVFDPAVINYEQLLRLFWENHDPAQGMRQGGDIGSQYRSAIYTLTPEQEQAAQESLQRFQQAMRESGDGRAISTEIEPAGPFYYAEDDHQQYLHKNPNGYCGLGGISICLPPPR, encoded by the coding sequence ATGAGTTCAATTGATAAAACACAGCGGATTACGCAATCCGATGCTCTACCGGGGCGTTCCACCCCCATGCCCGTCGCCAGGCTGCATGTCGTTCATGAACATTCCATGACGCATGTGCCGGACCCGATGTCTGTCGCTATTTTCGCGATGGGCTGTTTCTGGGGCGCGGAGCGTTTGTTCTGGCAACAGCCGGGCGTCTACAGCACCGCAGCAGGTTATATCGGGGGCTACACGCCTAACCCGACCTACCGTGAAGTATGCAGCGGGCAAACTGACCACGCCGAAGCCGTGCGCGTCGTTTTCGATCCTGCGGTGATCAACTATGAGCAGTTGCTGCGGCTGTTCTGGGAAAATCATGACCCCGCGCAGGGTATGCGTCAGGGTGGCGATATCGGTAGCCAATACCGCTCTGCTATCTATACGCTCACGCCCGAGCAGGAACAGGCGGCACAGGAAAGCCTTCAACGCTTTCAGCAGGCGATGAGGGAGAGCGGCGACGGCCGTGCTATCAGCACAGAAATCGAGCCTGCGGGCCCGTTCTATTATGCGGAAGACGACCACCAGCAATACCTGCATAAGAACCCGAACGGCTACTGTGGGTTAGGTGGCATCAGCATCTGTCTGCCGCCTCCGCGTTGA
- a CDS encoding DUF1107 domain-containing protein, whose translation MRIFERYNPLKVAKYVKTLFRGRLYIKGVGAFEFDYGKILLPKKQDKQHLLVMSEVNRQVIRLQAEMG comes from the coding sequence ATGAGGATCTTCGAACGTTACAATCCTTTGAAAGTCGCCAAGTATGTGAAAACCCTGTTTCGTGGGCGGCTGTACATAAAAGGGGTTGGTGCTTTTGAGTTCGACTACGGCAAAATTCTATTGCCAAAGAAACAGGATAAGCAGCATCTTCTGGTGATGTCCGAAGTGAATCGCCAGGTCATCCGGCTTCAGGCCGAGATGGGATGA
- a CDS encoding DUF2502 domain-containing protein, whose amino-acid sequence MFKPLVISALFVGMFAVMPAPEAKGASIELMPSVTLNIGERDRRGNYWDGYDWRSERWWQEHRGYHRGERNRHGYYWDGWRWRDARWWRESQRDRRDYDNRRFDPPRYVDDRGPRRGEWDRRGHERGNGYYRNGRGSFRD is encoded by the coding sequence ATGTTTAAGCCACTCGTCATCAGTGCCCTGTTTGTGGGAATGTTTGCGGTTATGCCAGCACCAGAGGCTAAGGGTGCCAGCATTGAGCTGATGCCCAGCGTCACGTTGAATATCGGAGAGCGTGATAGGCGTGGGAATTACTGGGATGGCTATGACTGGCGCAGCGAGCGCTGGTGGCAGGAGCACCGGGGCTACCATCGTGGTGAACGTAATCGGCACGGCTACTATTGGGATGGCTGGCGCTGGCGCGATGCCCGCTGGTGGCGTGAGAGTCAGCGCGACAGACGTGATTATGACAACCGTCGTTTTGATCCTCCACGCTATGTTGACGATCGCGGGCCGCGTCGCGGCGAGTGGGACAGGCGCGGGCACGAGCGGGGAAATGGTTACTATCGCAATGGGCGAGGATCGTTTCGCGACTAG